Proteins co-encoded in one Pseudoliparis swirei isolate HS2019 ecotype Mariana Trench chromosome 7, NWPU_hadal_v1, whole genome shotgun sequence genomic window:
- the golph3a gene encoding Golgi phosphoprotein 3, producing MTSLVQRSSGLVQRRTDRERPPGEEDEEPRRGDEPDDEDTGDSKETRLTLMEEVLLLGLKDREGYTSFWNDCISSGLRGCMLIELAVRGRLQLEACGMRRKGLLARKVICKSDAPTGDVLLDEALKHIKDTQPPETVQSWIELLSGETWNPLKLHYQLRNVRERLAKNLVEKGVLTTEKQNFLLFDMTTHPLTNNPVKQRLIKRVQEAVLDRWVNDAQRMDKRLLALIFLAHSSDVLENAFAPLLDEQYDLAMKRVRRLLELEPEGESVKANANELLWAVVAAFTK from the exons ATGACTTCCCTGGTGCAGCGCAGCTCGGGCCTCGTGCAGCGGCGGACCGACAGAGAGCGTCCGCCCGGCGAGGAGGACGAAGAGCCGCGGCGGGGAGACGAGCCGGACGACGAAGACACCGGGGACTCGAAAGAAACGCGCCTCACCTTGatggaggaggtgctgctgctgggcctGAAGGACCGAGAG GGCTACACCTCCTTCTGGAACGACTGCATCTCGTCGGGGCTGCGCGGCTGCATGCTGATCGAGCTGGCGGTGAGGGGCCGCCTGCAGCTGGAGGCCTGTGGCATGAGGAGGAAAGGCCTGCTGGCCAGgaag GTGATCTGTAAGTCCGACGCTCCGACGGGCGACGTGCTGCTGGACGAGGCGCTGAAGCACATCAAGGACACCCAGCCGCCGGAGACGGTGCAGAGCTGGATCGAGCTGCTGAGCG GTGAAACGTGGAACCCCCTGAAGCTCCACTACCAGCTGAGGAACGTCCGCGAGCGCCTGGCCAAGAACCTGGTGGAGAAGGGCGTGCTGACCACGGAGAAGCAGAACTTCCTGCTGTTCGACATGACCACGCACCCGCTGACCAACAACCCCGTGAAGCAGCGGCTCATCAAGCGCGTGCAGGAGGCCGTGCTGGACCGCTGGGTGAACGACGCCCAGCGCATGGACAAGCGGCTGCTGGCGCTCATCTTCCTGGCGCACTCGTCCGACGTGCTGGAGAACGCCTTCGCCCCGCTGCTGGACGAGCAGTACGACCTCGCCATGAAGCGCGTGAGGCggctgctggagctggagccCGAGGGCGAGAGCGTGAAGGCCAACGCCAACGAGCTGCTGTGGGCCGTCGTGGCCGCCTTCACCAAGTGA
- the si:dkey-3h3.3 gene encoding E3 ubiquitin-protein ligase DTX3L: MEFITDISVLVPEKYFKDPGRLQKLLLPYGWQKKAGVYAVRGTFEELETLSTSLTEEVDRERPAASPHVTPVAVSGVVMAFIHKKHAEELEKIQGSSFSIEELHEPGGTERVVLRPRDASSLPVHADLFRQRFVTFYQRTASDLQTASLPPGLDRTDLGARFPELLFEGGPGGGDPTATGSFVHLAKLKEFLSQSTSSSSTNPVGGAPANTPPVGPGEEEDPCPICMEPMTALDKETLRCRHSFCTGCLEKAFHYKPVCPTCGALYGALTGTQPDGGEMEVSVTASPLPGYEKYGTITIHYHIPNGIQKEEHPSPRQPYEGAYRIAYLPDCAEGRRTLELLRRAFHQKLIFTVGQSSTSGRSNTVTWNDIHHKTSTHGGPTRYGYPDHDYLSRVQEELKLKGIE, translated from the exons ATGGAG TTCATCACGGACATCAGTGTCCTCGTCCCTGAAAAGTACTTCAAAGACCCTGGGAGATTACAGAAGCTTCTCCTGCCGTACGGCTGGCAGAAGAAGGCCGGCGTCTACGCGGTGAGAGGAACCTTTGAGGAGCTGGAGACCCTCAGCACCAGCCTGACGGAGGAGGTGGACCGAGAGCGTCCGGCCGCCTCGCCTCACGTCACGCCTGTGGCCGTGTCCGGGGTCGTCATGGCCTTCATCCACAAGAaacacgccgaggaacttgagaAGATTCAAGGGAGCAGTTTCTCCATTGAAGAGCTCCACGAGCCCGGCGGCACGGAGCGGGTGGTTCTCCGACCGCGCGACGCCTCCTCGCTCCCCGTCCACGCCGACTTGTTCCGGCAGCGGTTCGTCACGTTCTACCAGAGGACGGCGTCCGACCTGCAGACCGCGTCCCTGCCGCCTGGTCTCGACCGCACGGACCTGGGCGCCAGGTTCCCGGAGCTCCTCTTCGAAGGCGGGCCCGGCGGAGGCGACCCGACGGCGACCGGGTCCTTCGTGCACCTTGCTAAACTGAAAGAGTTCCTTTCCCAAAGCACGTCGAGCTCCAGCACCAATCCGGTGGGCGGAGCTCCAGCGAACACGCCGCCTGTGGGCcccggagaggaagaggacccgtgTCCCATCTGCATGGAGCCGATGACGGCCCTCGACAAAGAGACTCTGCGCTGTCGGCACTCGTTCTGCACCGGCTGCCTGGAGAAGGCCTTCCACTACAAGCCCGTGTGCCCGACGTGCGGCGCGCTGTACGGCGCCCTGACGGGGACGCAGCCCGACGGAGGGGAGATGGAGGTCAGCGTCACCGCTTCGCCGCTACCGGGATACGAGAAGTATGGAACCATCACCATACACTACCACATCCCAAACGGCATCCAGAAG GAGGAGCACCCGAGCCCCCGGCAGCCGTACGAAGGCGCGTACCGCATCGCCTACCTACCAGACTGCGCTGAGGGCCGGAGGACCCTGGAGCTGCTGAGGAGGGCCTTCCACCAGAAgctcatcttcaccgtgggccagTCCTCCACCAGCGGCAGGAGCAACACGGTGACGTGGAACGACATCCACCACAAGACGTCCACCCACGGAGGCCCGACCCG ATATGGATACCCCGACCACGACTACCTGAGCCGAGTGCAGGAGGAGCTGAAGCTCAAAGGGATTGAATGA